The Deltaproteobacteria bacterium genome segment TTTGCCGGCTTTAAACCCTTAGGACCGTCATCCCTCCGGCGTGGACCCATCCCAGAACGCACTTTACGCCTTCTACCTGAAAAAGTTCCGGTGGAAGTATTCCATGGGGCTCGGCGCGCTTATCGCCGTGGATCTTCTGGACTGGGTGTCTCCGCTCATCATCATGATGGCGGTGGACGAACTGACCACTCGCATATCCGGAAAAAGTGCCGATGGGCATTCACTCTGGTTCTGGGGCGTTCTGTACCTGCTGGCACTGACGCTCATGGGCGTATTCCGGTGGTTCTGGCGCGAGGGATTCATCTCGACGAGCCATCGCGTTGACCGTCACTTCAAGCGGACTTTTTTCAGAAGGCTTCTCACCCAAACCGCCTCGTTCTTCCAGCGGCACCCGACCGGCGACATCATGTCGCGCGCCACAAACGACATGGAAACGACACGGCTTGCGATGGGCGTTGGTTTCCTGATTTTTCTCGATGCGATCTTCTTCCTCGTTGGGGTTCCGCCCATCCTTCTTTATCTTGACTGGAAGCTCACACTGATCGTCTTTGCTCCGGCACCATTCCTTCCGTTTTTCATGTTCCGGATGGGCCGGCTGCTGGATGAACGTACAACCGCTACGCAGGCGGCCTTCAGCCGCATGAGCGAAACAGTTCAGGAGGCCGTATCGGGAATCCGGGTGATCAAGGGCTACGTTCAGGAGCCGCTGGCCAGAAAACGGTTCAACGCTGCGAGTGAGCAGTACCTGAAGGATAATGTCAGGCTCGCCGCGCTTCAGGCGGCTTTCATGCCGGTGCTTGAGTTCACTACGGCCATTTCAACCGTGCTGCTCATTCTGTTCGGCGGCATGGACGTGCTGAACGGGACGATTACGCTCGGCACATTCATCGCGTTCCGGCAGTATATCACCAAACTCGTCTGGCCGATGACCGCGATCGGCTGGGCGCTCAACCTGCACCACCGGGGCCGGGCCTCTGGCCGTCGTATACTCGAACTGCTAGCTGAAAAGCCGGAGGTCCGTGATCCTGTGCCAGAACCCTTCGCCGAATGCGAGACGACGGCTATTCTGCCCCCCGATGAACTTCTGGAGTTCGACA includes the following:
- a CDS encoding ABC transporter ATP-binding protein, with the translated sequence MDPSQNALYAFYLKKFRWKYSMGLGALIAVDLLDWVSPLIIMMAVDELTTRISGKSADGHSLWFWGVLYLLALTLMGVFRWFWREGFISTSHRVDRHFKRTFFRRLLTQTASFFQRHPTGDIMSRATNDMETTRLAMGVGFLIFLDAIFFLVGVPPILLYLDWKLTLIVFAPAPFLPFFMFRMGRLLDERTTATQAAFSRMSETVQEAVSGIRVIKGYVQEPLARKRFNAASEQYLKDNVRLAALQAAFMPVLEFTTAISTVLLILFGGMDVLNGTITLGTFIAFRQYITKLVWPMTAIGWALNLHHRGRASGRRILELLAEKPEVRDPVPEPFAECETTAILPPDELLEFDKSTYPKLRGEIEFRNLTFRYHADSPPVLENINLKIEPGQSVAFVGRIGAGKTTLLGLIPHLYAITRGQLFVDGRDISDIPLKELRGSIGMVPQDPFLFSETIETNVLFGIEAGNAVPPPQSRENPSQADLRVIDAVRRAHVETEILRAPRQYATLLGERGINLSGGQKQRLTIARALLRDPSILIFDDTLSAVDASTEREILAEIRSAIRGRTSLLVSHRISTVLAADRIYYLENGRITESGTHSELLKLNGRYADLYRRQQIEETLEVA